The proteins below come from a single Staphylococcus sp. MI 10-1553 genomic window:
- the rsgA gene encoding ribosome small subunit-dependent GTPase A translates to MKTGRIIKSISGVYRVDVNGEMFDAKPRGLFRKKQITPIVGDIVDIDVETHASGYIQHVYERRNELKRPPVSNIDLLIVVMSAVSPDFSTQLLDRFLVIGHSYGLQPSILITKKDLASKEEQATIEEVLKYYEKIGYQTQFIGKDDDVAEVFQQWAPGLAVLSGQSGVGKSTLLNRYAPSLDLETNEISQSLNRGKHTTRHVELYSREHGHIADTPGFSALDFDHIEKEDLRNYFIDIAELGAYCKFRDCYHINEPRCHIKAMLDVGELPAFRYDHYVQLYNEISNRKVRY, encoded by the coding sequence TTGAAAACAGGTCGAATTATTAAATCAATCAGCGGTGTCTATCGCGTTGATGTCAACGGTGAAATGTTTGATGCAAAACCACGCGGACTCTTCAGAAAAAAGCAAATTACGCCTATCGTTGGAGATATTGTGGATATTGATGTGGAAACGCACGCATCGGGCTATATTCAACATGTATATGAACGTCGTAATGAATTAAAAAGGCCGCCAGTGAGCAACATCGATTTACTCATTGTCGTGATGAGTGCGGTGTCTCCTGATTTTTCAACACAATTGTTAGATCGTTTTCTCGTGATTGGTCATTCATACGGATTGCAGCCGAGCATACTCATTACAAAAAAGGATCTTGCATCAAAAGAAGAACAAGCAACAATTGAAGAAGTTCTCAAATATTACGAAAAAATCGGTTATCAAACACAATTTATCGGTAAAGATGACGATGTTGCAGAAGTTTTTCAACAGTGGGCACCTGGACTTGCTGTATTGAGTGGACAGTCTGGTGTAGGAAAATCGACATTGCTTAATCGTTATGCGCCGAGTCTTGATTTGGAGACGAATGAAATTTCACAATCACTCAACCGAGGCAAGCACACGACACGCCATGTAGAACTTTATTCGCGTGAACATGGTCATATCGCTGACACACCTGGTTTTAGCGCGCTCGATTTTGATCATATTGAAAAAGAAGATTTGCGAAACTATTTTATTGATATTGCAGAATTAGGCGCGTACTGTAAATTTAGAGATTGTTATCATATCAATGAACCACGTTGTCACATCAAAGCGATGTTAGATGTAGGAGAATTGCCGGCATTTCGTTATGACCATTACGTACAACTATATAATGAAATATCAAATCGAAAGGTAAGATACTAA
- the rlmN gene encoding 23S rRNA (adenine(2503)-C(2))-methyltransferase RlmN: MITAEKKKKNKFLPDFEKQSIYSLRFDELQGWLKENGQQSFRAKQIYEWLYDKRVDTFEEMTNLSKELRQLLADHFTMTTLETVVRQESRDGTIKFLFELQDGYTIETVLMRHDYGNSVCVTTQVGCRIGCTFCASTLGGLKRNLEAGEIVSQVLTVQKALDETDERVSSIVIMGIGEPFENYDEMMDFLKIVNDDNSLNIGARHITVSTSGIVPRIYDFADESLQINFAVSLHAANNEIRSKLMPINRAYDVDKLMEAIQYYQEKTNRRITFEYGLFGGVNDQLEHARELAKLIKPLNCHVNLIPVNHVPERNYVKTPKDDIFKFEKELKKLGINATIRREQGADIDAACGQLRAKERQAETR; this comes from the coding sequence ATGATTACTGCAGAAAAGAAAAAGAAGAATAAATTTTTGCCAGACTTTGAGAAACAATCGATTTATTCACTCAGATTTGATGAATTGCAAGGTTGGTTGAAAGAGAATGGCCAACAAAGTTTCCGGGCTAAACAAATTTACGAATGGCTTTATGATAAACGTGTAGATACTTTTGAAGAAATGACGAATTTATCGAAAGAATTACGTCAACTTCTCGCTGACCACTTTACAATGACGACTTTGGAAACGGTCGTACGCCAAGAAAGTCGTGATGGCACAATCAAGTTTTTATTTGAATTACAAGATGGGTACACGATTGAAACGGTTTTAATGCGTCATGACTATGGGAATTCTGTATGTGTGACGACACAAGTGGGTTGTCGTATCGGTTGTACGTTTTGTGCGTCGACATTAGGTGGGCTTAAGCGTAACTTAGAAGCGGGTGAAATCGTATCACAAGTATTAACTGTTCAAAAAGCGTTAGATGAAACAGACGAACGTGTCTCTTCTATCGTCATCATGGGTATTGGTGAACCGTTTGAAAATTACGATGAAATGATGGACTTTTTGAAAATAGTGAACGATGATAACAGCTTAAATATTGGTGCACGTCATATTACTGTTTCAACGTCAGGTATTGTACCGAGAATTTATGATTTTGCGGACGAATCACTTCAAATTAACTTTGCGGTGAGCTTACACGCAGCGAATAATGAAATTCGTTCAAAATTAATGCCGATTAACAGAGCATATGATGTGGATAAATTGATGGAAGCGATTCAATATTATCAAGAAAAAACAAATCGTCGTATCACGTTTGAATATGGTTTGTTTGGTGGTGTAAACGATCAACTTGAACACGCGCGAGAACTGGCAAAATTGATTAAACCATTGAACTGTCATGTGAATTTAATTCCAGTGAACCATGTTCCAGAGCGTAATTATGTTAAAACGCCTAAAGATGACATTTTTAAATTTGAAAAAGAATTAAAAAAATTAGGCATTAATGCTACAATTAGACGTGAACAAGGCGCAGATATCGATGCAGCGTGTGGACAACTTAGAGCAAAGGAACGTCAAGCAGAAACGAGGTAG
- the sdaAB gene encoding L-serine ammonia-lyase, iron-sulfur-dependent subunit beta — MKYKSVFDIIGPTMVGPSSSHTAGAVRIGLVARDLFGKQPERADIYLYGSFMETYKGHGTDVALVGGLLGYDTDDDRIETSLETAKEAGMRVHFIEMSEERSHPNTAIIDMTDGEKNISVEGVSIGGGKIEIVAINGFPLAISGNYPTLLVFHQDTFGTIGKVANILGDDGINVGSMQVSRKEKGDQALMTCELDDEVNDKILDSIRQVPGVVTVSLMGDN; from the coding sequence ATGAAATATAAAAGCGTATTTGATATTATCGGACCAACCATGGTAGGCCCGTCATCTTCACATACAGCAGGTGCTGTCAGAATCGGACTTGTCGCAAGAGATCTATTCGGCAAACAACCAGAACGCGCAGACATCTACCTATATGGCTCATTTATGGAAACATACAAAGGACATGGTACAGATGTCGCATTAGTCGGGGGATTACTCGGCTATGATACGGATGACGATCGCATTGAAACGAGTCTCGAAACTGCAAAAGAGGCCGGAATGCGCGTACACTTTATTGAAATGAGTGAAGAACGTTCACATCCGAACACAGCGATTATCGATATGACAGATGGAGAGAAAAATATTTCTGTCGAAGGTGTATCGATTGGTGGCGGTAAAATAGAAATTGTCGCGATAAACGGTTTTCCATTGGCAATTAGTGGTAACTATCCGACACTACTTGTATTTCACCAAGATACATTTGGCACGATTGGTAAAGTTGCCAATATTTTAGGTGATGACGGTATTAACGTCGGGAGTATGCAAGTGTCACGAAAAGAAAAAGGTGACCAAGCGTTAATGACATGTGAACTGGACGATGAAGTGAATGACAAGATTTTAGATTCAATTCGACAAGTTCCAGGTGTCGTAACAGTTTCGTTGATGGGGGATAATTAA
- a CDS encoding cytochrome P450 translates to MAKKLPKDTGLDNTLKIINEAYTYVPKRLEKFGTKAFETRALGMKPVVVISGKAAAELFYDNDKISRKGTLPKRIVHTLFGKGAIHTTEGKVHVDRKALFMSLMTEKNLKYLRELTRNYWFMHTERMQNRDEVNVYKEAGLILTQVGFRWAGIKQTDEQAAKNAEDMNIMIDSFSGLGQSLKGYRQAKKARARVEQFLQDQIEAVRTGKQYAEPGTALYEFAHWKDLNDQPMDPHLCAVDLMNIVRPLVAVNRFVSYGVKALIEFDQERKKLQVTHDPNYAYKFAQEVRRIFPFVPFLPGRLKKTVEFDGFKLKKGTLTVLDIFGTTHDPELFENPYQFNPDRFDNWDGSPFDLIPQGGGDFYTNHRCAGEWMTVIVMEETIQYFANKIDFEASAQDLSVKLDQFPGKVTSGTMIKNVYPRI, encoded by the coding sequence GTGGCAAAGAAACTACCAAAAGATACGGGATTAGACAATACGCTTAAAATTATTAACGAAGCATATACTTATGTGCCTAAGCGTCTAGAAAAGTTTGGAACAAAAGCTTTTGAAACGCGTGCATTAGGGATGAAACCTGTTGTTGTGATCAGTGGTAAAGCAGCAGCAGAATTATTTTATGACAACGATAAGATTTCAAGAAAAGGGACATTGCCGAAACGTATTGTACATACTTTATTTGGAAAAGGTGCGATTCATACGACAGAAGGTAAAGTGCATGTCGATCGTAAAGCACTATTTATGTCTTTGATGACTGAGAAAAATTTGAAATATTTACGTGAATTGACACGAAATTATTGGTTTATGCATACAGAACGCATGCAAAATAGAGATGAAGTCAACGTCTATAAAGAAGCGGGATTGATTTTAACACAAGTCGGTTTTCGCTGGGCAGGTATAAAACAAACGGATGAACAAGCCGCGAAAAATGCGGAAGATATGAATATTATGATTGATTCGTTTAGCGGGCTCGGTCAATCTTTGAAAGGGTATCGTCAAGCGAAAAAGGCGCGCGCACGTGTTGAACAATTTTTACAAGATCAAATCGAAGCGGTGCGTACGGGTAAACAATATGCAGAACCGGGAACTGCTTTATACGAGTTTGCGCATTGGAAAGATTTGAATGACCAACCGATGGACCCTCACTTATGTGCAGTGGATTTAATGAATATTGTGCGTCCACTTGTTGCGGTGAATCGATTTGTGAGCTACGGTGTGAAAGCGTTGATTGAATTTGATCAAGAACGTAAAAAGTTACAAGTGACTCATGATCCGAATTATGCCTATAAATTCGCTCAAGAAGTGCGTCGTATTTTCCCATTTGTACCGTTTTTACCAGGTAGATTAAAGAAAACGGTTGAATTTGACGGTTTCAAACTTAAAAAAGGCACATTAACGGTATTGGATATTTTTGGAACGACACATGACCCTGAATTATTCGAAAACCCATATCAATTTAACCCAGACCGTTTCGACAACTGGGATGGCAGTCCGTTTGATTTAATTCCTCAAGGCGGTGGAGATTTCTATACGAACCATCGTTGTGCGGGTGAATGGATGACAGTGATTGTGATGGAAGAAACGATTCAATATTTTGCGAATAAAATTGATTTCGAAGCTTCTGCACAAGACTTGTCTGTAAAGTTAGATCAATTCCCTGGTAAAGTGACGAGTGGGACGATGATTAAAAATGTATATCCAAGAATTTAA
- a CDS encoding thiamine diphosphokinase: protein MNDKVIGLLCSERELPEALFDIKRHQTWGGVDRGTMILLQQNITPIFAVGDFDSISQSEREWVQSRIDIAPVPAEKADTDLALAVRTAVEQGYRHIQIFGATGGRLDHFMGAMQLLQHPDFEAVRIQLIDQQNEIEYLTKGQHFIQNDTAYRYVSFMQGTDQVVLSLKGFKYELCEQQLNRGETLTVSNEFDAEQGKVIIHQGGVYLMRSRDK, encoded by the coding sequence ATGAATGATAAAGTCATTGGCTTGCTCTGTAGTGAACGCGAATTACCAGAAGCATTGTTCGATATCAAACGTCATCAAACATGGGGTGGCGTAGATAGAGGCACGATGATTTTATTACAACAAAATATCACGCCGATCTTTGCTGTAGGCGATTTTGATTCAATTTCTCAAAGTGAACGCGAATGGGTGCAATCACGTATTGACATTGCCCCCGTACCAGCCGAAAAAGCCGATACAGACTTAGCGCTTGCTGTGCGCACTGCAGTGGAACAAGGGTATCGTCATATTCAAATATTTGGAGCAACAGGTGGGCGTTTAGATCATTTTATGGGCGCCATGCAACTCCTGCAACACCCTGATTTTGAAGCGGTTCGTATTCAACTCATTGATCAACAAAACGAAATCGAGTATTTAACTAAAGGTCAGCATTTCATACAAAATGATACAGCTTATCGCTATGTTTCGTTTATGCAAGGAACGGATCAAGTCGTACTTTCGTTAAAAGGATTTAAATATGAATTGTGCGAGCAGCAGTTGAATCGAGGCGAAACTTTAACAGTCTCAAACGAATTTGATGCAGAACAAGGAAAGGTCATCATTCATCAAGGTGGTGTCTATCTCATGAGAAGTCGAGATAAGTAA
- the fakA gene encoding fatty acid kinase catalytic subunit FakA produces MITKINGNLFADMIIQGAQNLSNNADMVDALNVYPVPDGDTGTNMNLSMTSGREEVQAHLTAHIGNLGKAFSKGLLMGARGNSGVILSQIFRGFSKALEDKQEIDAKQFAESFEAGVKTAYKAVMKPVEGTILTVAKDAGKAAVKKAQETDDCLEVMTYVYEEAQKSLENTPNLLPVLKEVGVVDSGGKGLTLVYEGFLKAMKGEKIVAEAPKVDREAFFNDVHDFHGVIDTEDIVYGYCTEMMVRFEVDKAPFDEADFRQEMSQFGDSLLVISDDEIVKVHVHTETPGEVFTFGQKYGELIKVKAENMREQHREVLRKEAAHQSKTKNTNDTTTQTVEKAVITISMGDGITKLFKSMGATHVISGGQTMNPSTEDIVKVINDSGCKRAIILPNNKNIQMASQQAANIVEAETIIIPTRTVPQGIAAMFHYDESADLATNEEAMTAAIDDVQSGAMTYAVRDTKFDGIEIEKGAFMGLVEDKIIASDRDKQTVLKDTLNHMLSEDSEILTIITGEEADSALTDWIETFVGEHYEDVEVEVQDGQQPIYPYLFAVE; encoded by the coding sequence ATGATAACGAAGATCAACGGTAATCTATTTGCCGACATGATTATACAAGGGGCACAAAATTTATCAAATAATGCTGACATGGTGGATGCATTAAATGTTTACCCTGTGCCTGACGGGGATACAGGTACAAACATGAATTTGTCAATGACTTCTGGACGTGAAGAAGTACAGGCGCATTTGACTGCTCATATTGGGAACTTAGGTAAAGCTTTTTCTAAAGGATTATTGATGGGCGCACGAGGCAATTCTGGTGTCATTCTATCTCAAATTTTCCGCGGATTTTCAAAAGCGTTAGAAGATAAACAAGAAATTGATGCCAAACAATTTGCGGAAAGTTTTGAAGCAGGTGTTAAAACAGCTTATAAAGCAGTCATGAAACCAGTGGAAGGTACGATTTTGACTGTCGCTAAAGATGCGGGTAAAGCAGCGGTTAAAAAAGCACAAGAAACAGACGATTGTTTGGAAGTAATGACGTACGTTTATGAAGAAGCGCAAAAGTCACTCGAAAACACGCCAAATTTATTGCCAGTACTTAAAGAAGTCGGCGTCGTGGATAGTGGTGGTAAAGGCCTTACATTAGTTTATGAAGGTTTTCTCAAAGCGATGAAAGGTGAAAAAATTGTCGCAGAAGCACCGAAAGTCGATCGTGAAGCTTTCTTTAATGATGTACATGATTTCCATGGTGTCATTGATACAGAAGATATCGTCTATGGTTATTGTACAGAAATGATGGTGCGTTTCGAAGTAGATAAAGCACCGTTTGATGAGGCGGATTTTAGACAAGAAATGAGCCAATTTGGAGATTCGCTATTGGTGATTAGTGACGACGAAATTGTGAAAGTTCATGTCCATACAGAAACACCAGGTGAAGTCTTCACATTCGGTCAAAAGTATGGTGAATTGATTAAAGTTAAAGCTGAAAATATGCGTGAACAACATCGTGAAGTATTACGTAAAGAAGCAGCACATCAATCTAAAACAAAAAATACAAATGATACAACAACACAAACTGTAGAAAAAGCAGTCATTACAATTTCAATGGGTGACGGCATTACAAAGCTGTTCAAATCAATGGGCGCGACACATGTCATTAGTGGCGGCCAAACGATGAACCCTTCAACTGAAGACATTGTCAAAGTGATTAACGACAGTGGTTGTAAGCGTGCCATTATTTTACCGAATAATAAAAATATTCAAATGGCAAGTCAGCAGGCGGCAAACATTGTTGAAGCTGAAACAATCATTATTCCAACACGTACTGTCCCACAAGGTATCGCAGCAATGTTCCATTATGACGAAAGTGCAGATCTAGCGACAAACGAAGAAGCTATGACTGCAGCCATCGACGACGTACAATCAGGTGCAATGACTTATGCGGTTAGAGATACGAAATTTGACGGTATCGAAATTGAAAAAGGTGCTTTCATGGGACTTGTAGAAGATAAAATCATCGCAAGTGACCGCGACAAGCAAACCGTATTAAAAGATACTTTAAATCACATGTTAAGTGAAGATAGTGAAATTTTAACGATTATCACAGGTGAAGAAGCGGATAGCGCGTTAACAGACTGGATTGAAACATTTGTAGGTGAGCACTATGAAGACGTTGAAGTTGAAGTTCAAGACGGTCAACAGCCAATTTATCCATACTTATTTGCAGTAGAATAG
- the pknB gene encoding Stk1 family PASTA domain-containing Ser/Thr kinase, with protein MIGRLIDDRYELKQILGGGGMSNVYVAMDTILNRQVAVKLIHIPPNEKQATIQRFEREVQNTTILTHPNIVSVLDVGEEVDFFFLVMEYIEGPTLADYIKANGPLKPEKALFFIEQILSGIRHAHERGIVHRDIKPQNVMIDRNQTLKIVDFGIAKALSETTMTQTNHVVGTVQYLSPEQAKGEKTGERSDIYSIGIVLYEMLTGHPPFSGETAVSIAIKQIQESVPNVTDTRRDVPQALSNVILKATEKDQSHRYRSVSEMAHDVMSTLDLSRQNEAIYEVDGTATKTVPINKNALKAEQAKQGQAVQETAQIPIVTPEKQREAQPKPKPKSQPAYYSPPPKRSGRKKWIFGVILLLLLGSLFIFMGAAMTGDKYSQVPEVLGKSKAQAEKLLKDNKLTVGDVTYDYSDRYSKDQVMTVDPEEGTKVEQESSVDLVISKGQHVEAMPNLVGMTKQDAEQRLKELGFTHVTFTTAYTENNIEKGHIEGQSIPAGQNVAVTQDKVEVTESLGKRQVYVGDYTNKDIDDVKAELEEKGLVVEIEKERSDRRVKKHHIINHSPKKTNVEEGDTVSFIVSTGEKEDDEDSDSAVKTYSETVNIPYTGTNDKPQKVEVFITDKNDNGQSPAETFNITRDTPQTMQFVIEKDKSAKYVIKVDGKTVARKTIDFDDF; from the coding sequence ATGATTGGGCGTTTAATAGATGATCGCTACGAGTTAAAGCAAATTCTTGGTGGCGGTGGCATGTCGAATGTTTATGTCGCAATGGATACCATTTTAAATCGCCAAGTCGCTGTGAAGCTCATTCATATTCCACCTAACGAAAAGCAAGCGACGATTCAACGCTTTGAAAGAGAAGTTCAAAATACCACGATACTGACACATCCAAACATTGTCAGTGTTTTAGACGTGGGTGAAGAAGTCGACTTTTTCTTTCTCGTGATGGAATATATTGAAGGGCCGACCTTAGCCGATTATATTAAAGCGAATGGGCCGTTAAAGCCTGAAAAAGCACTTTTTTTTATCGAGCAAATTTTAAGTGGAATTCGTCATGCGCATGAACGTGGCATTGTTCATCGTGATATTAAGCCGCAAAACGTAATGATCGACCGGAATCAAACGCTGAAAATTGTAGACTTTGGTATTGCGAAAGCGCTCAGCGAAACGACGATGACGCAAACGAATCACGTTGTCGGCACTGTCCAATACTTATCCCCTGAACAAGCAAAAGGTGAAAAAACAGGCGAACGTTCTGACATTTATTCAATCGGTATTGTATTGTATGAAATGTTGACGGGGCATCCGCCTTTTAGTGGCGAAACAGCAGTGAGTATTGCGATTAAACAAATACAAGAGTCTGTGCCGAATGTGACAGATACGAGAAGAGATGTGCCACAAGCGTTAAGTAATGTCATTTTAAAAGCGACAGAAAAAGATCAAAGTCATCGTTATCGTTCAGTATCTGAAATGGCGCATGATGTCATGTCCACTTTAGATTTGAGTCGTCAAAATGAAGCAATATACGAAGTGGACGGTACAGCAACGAAAACTGTGCCAATCAATAAAAATGCATTAAAAGCTGAACAAGCAAAACAAGGTCAAGCTGTTCAGGAAACGGCACAAATTCCAATTGTCACACCTGAGAAGCAACGTGAGGCACAACCTAAGCCTAAGCCGAAATCACAACCTGCTTATTATAGTCCACCACCGAAACGTTCGGGACGCAAAAAATGGATTTTCGGTGTGATTTTATTACTTTTGTTAGGAAGCTTGTTTATTTTTATGGGTGCAGCGATGACTGGAGATAAATATAGCCAAGTGCCTGAAGTACTCGGTAAATCGAAAGCTCAAGCTGAAAAACTATTAAAAGATAATAAATTGACTGTAGGTGACGTCACGTATGATTACAGTGACCGTTACAGTAAAGACCAAGTGATGACAGTCGATCCAGAAGAGGGCACTAAAGTGGAACAAGAAAGCAGTGTGGACCTTGTCATTTCGAAGGGGCAACATGTGGAAGCTATGCCAAACTTGGTAGGTATGACGAAACAAGATGCCGAACAAAGATTGAAGGAATTAGGTTTCACGCATGTGACATTCACGACGGCCTATACTGAAAATAATATTGAAAAAGGTCATATTGAGGGACAAAGTATTCCGGCAGGTCAAAACGTGGCAGTGACGCAAGATAAAGTTGAAGTCACAGAATCACTCGGCAAACGTCAAGTGTATGTCGGCGATTATACGAACAAAGACATAGATGACGTGAAAGCAGAATTAGAAGAAAAAGGACTTGTCGTCGAAATTGAAAAAGAACGTTCAGACCGTCGTGTGAAAAAACATCACATTATCAATCACTCGCCTAAAAAGACAAATGTAGAAGAGGGCGATACGGTGAGCTTTATCGTGTCAACAGGCGAGAAAGAAGATGATGAGGATAGTGATTCAGCAGTCAAGACGTACAGTGAGACGGTTAACATTCCTTATACAGGTACAAATGATAAGCCTCAAAAAGTAGAAGTTTTTATTACAGACAAAAATGATAATGGTCAAAGCCCTGCTGAAACGTTTAATATTACGAGAGATACGCCGCAAACGATGCAATTTGTGATTGAGAAAGATAAGTCGGCGAAGTATGTGATTAAAGTGGATGGTAAAACAGTGGCGAGAAAGACGATTGATTTTGATGATTTTTAA
- the rpe gene encoding ribulose-phosphate 3-epimerase, which yields MTKVFPSLLSADFLNLKQELSKLEESGIDALHFDVMDGQFVPNISIGFPVLEAIRAATDLPIDAHLMIETPNDYVEVFAEKGVNKISVHMEGNPHIHRVIQNIKKHGVEAGVVINPGTPVHALDAIIEDVDFVLVMSVNPGFGGQAFLPAAVDKIKQLDEIRKNRQLDFKIEVDGGINDQTAKQVVEAGADWLVAGSYFFSQADYKEANQRLKGEL from the coding sequence ATGACAAAAGTGTTTCCTTCTTTATTATCAGCTGATTTTTTAAACTTAAAACAAGAGTTATCAAAATTAGAAGAAAGTGGCATTGATGCGTTACATTTTGATGTGATGGATGGCCAATTCGTACCTAACATTTCAATTGGTTTTCCAGTGCTTGAAGCGATTCGTGCAGCAACGGATTTGCCAATTGATGCGCACTTGATGATTGAAACGCCGAATGACTATGTAGAAGTGTTTGCGGAAAAAGGTGTGAACAAAATTTCAGTGCATATGGAAGGCAATCCGCATATTCATAGAGTTATTCAAAATATTAAAAAACACGGTGTTGAAGCGGGTGTAGTCATCAATCCGGGCACACCTGTGCATGCGCTAGATGCGATTATTGAAGATGTAGATTTCGTTTTAGTCATGTCCGTGAATCCAGGTTTTGGTGGGCAAGCATTCCTTCCAGCTGCTGTAGATAAAATTAAACAATTAGATGAAATACGAAAAAATCGTCAACTTGACTTTAAAATCGAAGTCGACGGCGGTATTAATGATCAAACAGCGAAACAAGTCGTTGAAGCAGGCGCAGATTGGTTAGTCGCAGGTTCATATTTCTTTAGCCAAGCAGACTATAAAGAAGCGAACCAACGTTTAAAAGGTGAACTGTAA
- the rpmB gene encoding 50S ribosomal protein L28: MGKECFVTGRKASTGNRRSHALNSTKRRWNANLQKVRILVDGKPKKVWVSTRALKSGKVTRV; encoded by the coding sequence ATGGGTAAAGAATGTTTCGTAACAGGACGTAAAGCTTCAACAGGTAACAGACGTTCACACGCGTTAAACTCAACTAAACGTCGTTGGAATGCTAACTTACAAAAAGTTAGAATCCTTGTTGATGGTAAACCTAAAAAAGTTTGGGTTTCAACTCGTGCTTTAAAATCAGGTAAAGTTACTCGTGTATAA
- a CDS encoding Stp1/IreP family PP2C-type Ser/Thr phosphatase — MLNAEFFSVAGNFRENNEDAGGVFYNKTDQQFLVLCDGMGGHQAGEVASRFVVDALQERFEAENYIEPEQAEAWLKHQLQIVNRDLYDQAQQNPEYHGMGTTCVCVLVFDHHIVVANVGDSRAYLTNGRTMDQITIDHTFVNQLVMLGEITEEEAFVHPRRHIITKVMGTNRFVTPDIFTKRTQFYQYLILNSDGLTDYVKPHQLHELLNESKTIQEIGDNMLAVAEEQEAKDNVSFILAEIAGEPV, encoded by the coding sequence ATGTTAAATGCAGAATTTTTTTCAGTAGCAGGAAATTTTCGTGAAAACAATGAAGATGCAGGTGGCGTGTTTTACAATAAAACAGATCAACAATTTTTAGTATTATGTGACGGTATGGGCGGTCATCAAGCAGGTGAAGTCGCATCTCGATTTGTTGTAGATGCTTTACAAGAAAGGTTTGAAGCGGAAAATTATATTGAACCTGAACAGGCAGAAGCTTGGTTGAAACATCAACTTCAAATCGTCAACCGTGATTTATACGATCAAGCACAACAAAATCCTGAGTACCATGGTATGGGGACGACGTGTGTATGTGTATTAGTATTTGATCATCATATTGTTGTCGCAAATGTAGGCGATTCACGTGCGTATTTAACGAATGGCAGAACGATGGACCAAATTACGATTGACCATACATTCGTCAATCAGCTCGTGATGTTAGGTGAAATTACTGAAGAAGAAGCTTTCGTACATCCGAGAAGACACATTATTACGAAAGTGATGGGCACAAATCGTTTTGTGACACCTGACATTTTCACTAAACGTACGCAATTTTACCAATATCTGATTTTAAATTCTGATGGTTTAACAGATTATGTGAAGCCGCATCAATTGCATGAACTGTTGAATGAAAGCAAGACAATTCAAGAGATTGGTGACAACATGCTCGCCGTCGCTGAAGAACAAGAAGCGAAAGATAATGTTTCATTTATACTCGCTGAAATTGCAGGTGAACCTGTATGA
- a CDS encoding Asp23/Gls24 family envelope stress response protein, whose product MALEITNDYGSIDISNEVIASIVGGKAVECYGIVGMASRQQVRDGIAEILGHENYAKGIVVREDNGVLDVDMHIIVSYGVKISEVAQNVQSTVKYTLENTLKLKVNSVNIFVQGVRFNNDGKDK is encoded by the coding sequence ATGGCTTTAGAAATTACAAATGATTACGGAAGTATCGATATCTCAAATGAAGTAATCGCGTCAATTGTAGGCGGTAAAGCTGTAGAATGTTATGGCATTGTTGGGATGGCTTCACGTCAACAAGTGAGAGACGGTATTGCTGAAATTTTAGGACATGAAAACTATGCGAAAGGGATCGTAGTGAGGGAAGATAATGGTGTGTTAGATGTAGATATGCACATTATTGTAAGTTACGGTGTGAAAATTTCAGAAGTTGCGCAAAATGTGCAATCGACTGTGAAATATACTTTAGAAAATACATTAAAACTTAAAGTCAACTCTGTGAATATTTTTGTTCAGGGCGTGCGCTTTAATAATGACGGGAAAGACAAATAG